Proteins encoded by one window of uncultured Methanobrevibacter sp.:
- the nadA gene encoding quinolinate synthase NadA, which produces MSSSIQEEILRLKEEKNAIILAHNYQPKEIQEIADFLGDSLELCIKASEIEDKDLVIFCGVDFMAETAFILNPDKKIVIPNLEAECPMAHMLPEEVLLEAKKEHPDAGVILYVNSIAEAKQHADTLCTSANAVKVAESLPHDKILFGPDKNLGTHVAEKLDKEIIPVPKDGHCYVHRLFHVEDVELKREQYPNAEVICHPECDIKVQKACDKVMSTGGMLRYIAESDKEEFIIGTEIDMITRINAEVPGKKLYPLLEGAICNTMKLHTLEKVRDALINEDPQIVLPKEVADNSRKAVEHMLNAS; this is translated from the coding sequence ATGAGTAGTTCAATACAAGAAGAAATTTTAAGATTAAAAGAAGAAAAAAATGCTATAATATTAGCACACAATTATCAGCCTAAAGAAATTCAGGAAATTGCCGACTTTCTTGGAGATTCATTAGAATTATGTATAAAAGCATCCGAAATTGAAGACAAGGATTTAGTAATATTCTGTGGCGTTGATTTCATGGCAGAAACTGCTTTTATATTAAATCCTGATAAAAAGATTGTTATTCCAAATTTAGAAGCTGAATGTCCTATGGCACATATGCTTCCAGAGGAAGTATTGCTCGAAGCTAAAAAAGAACATCCTGATGCAGGAGTTATTCTTTATGTAAACAGTATTGCCGAGGCCAAACAGCATGCAGATACATTATGTACTTCAGCAAATGCTGTTAAAGTTGCAGAAAGCTTGCCTCATGATAAAATCCTATTTGGACCTGATAAAAACCTTGGAACCCATGTAGCTGAAAAATTAGACAAGGAAATCATTCCTGTTCCAAAAGACGGACACTGTTACGTTCACAGATTATTCCATGTAGAAGATGTTGAACTTAAAAGAGAACAATACCCTAATGCAGAAGTAATCTGCCACCCGGAATGTGATATTAAAGTTCAAAAAGCCTGCGATAAAGTAATGTCAACAGGAGGAATGTTAAGATACATTGCTGAAAGTGACAAAGAAGAATTTATTATAGGAACTGAAATTGATATGATTACCAGAATCAATGCAGAAGTTCCTGGCAAAAAGTTATATCCTCTTCTTGAAGGGGCAATTTGTAACACAATGAAATTACACACCTTAGAAAAAGTAAGAGATGCATTAATCAACGAAGATCCTCAAATTGTTTTACCAAAAGAAGTTGCAGACAACTCCAGAAAAGCTGTCGAACACATGTTAAATGCTAGTTAA
- a CDS encoding alpha/beta fold hydrolase: protein MRHMKIENSELGYGKYILNEFEFEYGRTLKGVQVEYTTRGTPKYDDEGNIVNAVIYCHKFNGNHASIDDLYQLIGNNGALSDYGFFYISITSLGFPESCSPSVSKLKYDFPQYSIKDCVNFKRQFLAEKFNITHVLGIAGSGVGGYEVYTWACEYPDEMDFIILGSSSYKTNGYRYVSSKIMDAMIDSADAYYDDNYSESLFRVMISINRLMYSNNFSKQVFQNMSRDEIDVLMDDFVDQGLFVDIYDFKFRNDAVLVYDVEEKLENIKAKTLIISFSEDIYHPPEYDIYPLKGKIENLKIHIFDSKEYHTSEDDYSIATDVLLEFLEEFKQ, encoded by the coding sequence ATGAGACATATGAAAATTGAAAATTCGGAACTTGGTTATGGAAAGTATATTTTAAATGAGTTTGAATTTGAATATGGTAGAACTCTTAAAGGTGTGCAGGTTGAATATACAACTCGCGGAACTCCAAAATATGATGATGAAGGTAATATAGTCAATGCAGTTATTTATTGTCATAAATTTAATGGTAATCATGCTTCTATAGATGATTTATATCAATTAATTGGCAATAATGGTGCTTTATCAGATTATGGATTTTTCTATATTTCCATTACATCATTAGGATTTCCAGAATCCTGTTCTCCATCTGTATCCAAGTTGAAGTATGATTTCCCACAATATTCGATAAAAGACTGTGTAAATTTTAAAAGACAATTTTTGGCTGAAAAGTTCAACATTACACATGTTCTTGGTATTGCAGGAAGTGGAGTTGGAGGATATGAAGTATATACTTGGGCATGCGAATATCCGGATGAAATGGACTTCATAATTTTAGGATCTAGCTCTTATAAAACAAATGGTTATAGATATGTTTCATCTAAGATTATGGATGCAATGATTGATTCGGCGGATGCATATTATGATGATAATTATAGTGAATCATTATTTAGAGTCATGATTTCAATCAACAGATTAATGTATTCGAATAACTTTTCTAAACAAGTATTTCAAAACATGTCTCGTGATGAGATTGATGTTTTGATGGATGATTTTGTTGATCAGGGACTATTTGTTGATATCTATGATTTTAAATTTAGAAATGATGCGGTTTTAGTATATGATGTTGAAGAAAAATTGGAAAATATCAAAGCAAAAACGTTAATTATCAGTTTTTCTGAGGATATTTATCATCCTCCGGAATATGACATATATCCTTTAAAAGGTAAAATTGAAAATCTTAAAATACATATTTTTGATTCAAAAGAATATCACACTTCTGAAGATGATTATTCTATAGCTACTGACGTTCTTTTAGAATTTTTAGAGGAGTTTAAACAATGA
- a CDS encoding DUF5750 family protein, translated as MIVEIVDYGVESGKYFIEYSVSGLSLNQMEFLNSELSEKTEICGDIFKIKMYFNEKLYPFQSDVAKMRIDDFIAREEIEMNIFLSSFLEDM; from the coding sequence ATGATAGTTGAAATTGTTGATTATGGTGTGGAATCTGGAAAGTATTTCATTGAATATTCAGTTTCAGGTTTGTCTTTAAATCAAATGGAATTTCTAAATAGTGAGTTATCGGAAAAAACTGAAATTTGTGGAGATATTTTCAAAATTAAAATGTATTTTAATGAAAAATTATATCCATTTCAAAGTGATGTCGCTAAAATGAGAATTGACGACTTTATTGCGCGTGAAGAGATTGAAATGAATATATTTCTTTCAAGTTTTTTAGAGGATATGTGA
- a CDS encoding alpha/beta fold hydrolase — translation MDSFKFQNGKVLNDVKVEYMTFGTPKYDENGRISNAILYCSGSLGNFSGINKILPLTFENCPFDANKYFFISLTALGSSGSCSPSLTGLKNNFPKYSIVDVVNFQKQFLAEKFDIAHVLGLIGNSMGGFVGLTQAIEYPDFQDFIICGVSSYKVAGHDFILSRFVDEIIESDPDYAKGELTYSLIRTLRIACLAEFNFGLSKEALRSKTNEELSIEFEDFGNEMIETDIYDLKYCNKASMEYNVEDDLDKIKSKVLIVSCKQDPHFPPELDGIPMSEMIKNSELIVMDSELGHLCFNELENISYELKEFMSDF, via the coding sequence ATGGATTCATTTAAATTTCAAAATGGTAAAGTGTTAAATGATGTAAAAGTTGAATACATGACATTTGGAACTCCCAAATATGATGAGAATGGAAGAATCAGCAATGCAATTCTTTATTGTTCAGGGTCTCTTGGAAATTTCAGCGGCATCAATAAGATTTTACCATTAACATTTGAAAATTGTCCATTTGATGCCAATAAATATTTTTTTATTAGTTTAACCGCTTTAGGTTCATCAGGGTCATGTTCTCCTTCATTAACTGGCCTTAAAAATAATTTCCCAAAATATTCAATTGTTGATGTTGTTAATTTTCAGAAACAATTTTTGGCTGAAAAATTTGATATTGCACATGTTTTGGGCTTGATTGGTAATTCTATGGGGGGTTTTGTAGGTTTAACTCAAGCTATTGAATATCCTGATTTTCAGGATTTCATAATCTGTGGAGTAAGCAGTTATAAGGTTGCAGGTCATGATTTCATTCTTTCAAGATTCGTTGATGAGATTATTGAATCTGATCCTGATTATGCTAAAGGTGAATTAACTTATTCACTAATCAGAACTTTAAGAATTGCATGTCTGGCAGAATTTAACTTCGGTCTTTCAAAGGAAGCCTTAAGAAGCAAAACTAATGAAGAGTTAAGTATTGAGTTTGAAGATTTTGGAAATGAAATGATTGAAACTGACATTTATGATTTAAAATACTGCAATAAAGCTAGTATGGAATATAATGTTGAGGATGATTTGGATAAAATCAAATCGAAAGTTTTGATTGTTTCATGCAAACAGGATCCTCATTTTCCGCCGGAACTTGACGGCATACCAATGTCTGAAATGATTAAAAATTCTGAATTGATAGTTATGGACTCTGAATTGGGTCATTTGTGTTTTAATGAACTTGAAAATATTTCCTATGAGCTTAAAGAATTCATGAGTGATTTTTGA
- the nucS gene encoding endonuclease NucS, whose protein sequence is MKYKILEKPNSNDAYDLVHEALRKRATITIFACCKVNYEGRALSELNWGERIIMIKPDGAFLIHQEKKVEPVNWQPPKSKTRAYIKNENLFLESHRRTPKELLTVEIRQIQFINYANIEDFEELEQAGYEKDMGDMIMDKPHMIEEGFTPTAREYSVEHGFIDILGKDSDNNLMILELKARKAGVSAVKQLKRYLLDFENTENDYLKECQSQKKKIRGLLVAPSIMDDALEMIEEEGIEFVSIEPPRELKRDKKVTLDAF, encoded by the coding sequence ATGAAATATAAAATTTTAGAAAAACCCAATAGCAATGATGCATATGACCTTGTTCATGAAGCTTTAAGAAAAAGAGCGACAATAACAATATTTGCCTGCTGTAAAGTCAATTATGAAGGCCGTGCATTAAGTGAATTAAACTGGGGAGAGCGAATCATTATGATAAAACCTGATGGTGCATTTTTAATCCATCAGGAAAAGAAAGTAGAACCTGTTAACTGGCAGCCTCCAAAATCAAAAACAAGAGCATACATTAAAAATGAAAATTTATTCTTGGAAAGCCACAGAAGAACTCCTAAAGAGTTATTAACCGTCGAAATAAGACAAATCCAATTTATCAATTACGCCAATATCGAAGATTTTGAAGAACTAGAACAGGCAGGATATGAAAAGGACATGGGCGATATGATTATGGACAAACCTCATATGATTGAAGAGGGATTTACTCCAACTGCCAGAGAATATAGTGTTGAACACGGATTTATTGATATTTTAGGAAAAGACAGCGACAATAATTTAATGATTTTAGAGCTGAAAGCACGTAAAGCAGGCGTAAGTGCAGTAAAACAACTCAAAAGATATCTTTTAGATTTTGAAAATACAGAAAATGATTATCTTAAAGAATGCCAATCACAAAAGAAAAAAATCCGAGGATTGCTTGTGGCACCGTCAATTATGGATGATGCACTTGAAATGATTGAGGAAGAGGGCATTGAATTTGTTTCAATCGAACCTCCTCGTGAGTTAAAAAGAGATAAAAAGGTAACATTAGACGCATTTTAG
- a CDS encoding PsbP-related protein: MKKCPECGNPSYDGAPVCGNCGYNFPKPKVKARRKDSIFENEQSFAPKKESTISMDPKVDASKNKNTEKKPSGEQSTLDIIKEKKLIIGIILLITLIVICGIVLTGSHDKSTQSSSSLLEYNANNFAFKYPENWERTNLSDAEHGDAIFFKDENNTLIEYYNITSSASSLQEINQQRISNALFAGDMVELLDNKTIDGTNASNFIVKNADGNFTRYVSVLNDGKLYVFKVTGDSIDSLKTNSIETVINSADII; this comes from the coding sequence GTGAAAAAATGTCCTGAATGTGGAAATCCTAGTTATGATGGTGCTCCAGTTTGTGGAAATTGCGGATATAACTTTCCCAAACCTAAAGTTAAAGCTCGCAGAAAGGATAGCATCTTTGAAAATGAACAAAGTTTTGCTCCTAAAAAAGAAAGCACAATCAGTATGGATCCAAAAGTTGATGCTTCAAAAAATAAAAATACGGAGAAAAAACCTTCCGGAGAACAAAGTACACTTGACATCATTAAAGAAAAAAAGCTCATTATAGGAATCATATTGCTTATTACTTTAATTGTAATTTGTGGAATTGTCCTTACAGGATCACATGATAAATCTACTCAAAGTTCCAGCAGTTTACTTGAATATAATGCTAATAACTTTGCTTTTAAATACCCTGAAAATTGGGAAAGGACAAATCTCAGTGACGCAGAACATGGCGACGCCATATTTTTCAAAGATGAAAATAATACACTTATAGAATATTATAATATCACAAGCAGTGCTAGTTCCCTGCAAGAGATTAATCAGCAAAGGATTAGTAATGCACTATTTGCAGGAGATATGGTTGAGCTTCTTGACAATAAAACAATAGATGGCACAAATGCATCAAATTTCATTGTCAAAAATGCTGATGGAAACTTCACAAGATATGTTTCTGTGCTAAATGATGGCAAATTGTATGTATTCAAAGTAACTGGAGATTCTATTGACTCTTTAAAAACCAATAGCATCGAGACAGTTATTAATTCCGCAGACATTATTTAA